Proteins encoded within one genomic window of Lynx canadensis isolate LIC74 chromosome B2, mLynCan4.pri.v2, whole genome shotgun sequence:
- the LOC115514406 gene encoding vascular non-inflammatory molecule 3, with product MITSYFPKYVALFAICVLCVGALDTFVAAVYEHAVILPNRTETPVSKEEALLLMNKNIDVLENAVKLAARQGAHIIVTPEDGIYGWVFTRETIYPYLEDIPDPEVNWIPCTDPQRFGYTPVQQRLSCLAKDNSIYVVANIGDKKPCNASDPQCPPDGRYQYNTDVVFDSEGRLVARYHKYNLFAPEIQFDFPKDSESVTFETPFGKFGIFTCFDIFSHTPAVVVVDEFQVDSVLYPVAWYNTLPLLSAVPFHSAWARAMRVNLLAANTHNTSMHMTGSGIYAPEAVKVYHYDMETESGQLMLSELKSRPRSEPTYPVAVDWSAYARSVKPFLSEQSNFPGMIYFDELTFIELKRNTGNYTVCQKDLCCHLTYKMSEKRTDEVYALGAFDGLHTVEGQYYLQICTLLKCQISDLRTCGEPVGSAFTKLEEFSLSGTFATRYVFPQIILSGSQLAPERHYEVLRDGRLRSRSRTPLPVLVLALYGRVFDKDPPRLGQGPRRLE from the exons ATGATTAcatcatattttccaaaatatgtggcgctatttgccatctgtgtccTATGTGTGGGTGCATTGGACACTTTCGTTGCTGCAGTGTATGAGCACGCTGTCATATTGCCAAACAGAACAGAGACACCAGTTTCCAAAGAAGAAGCTTTGCTCCTGATGAACAAGAACATAGATGTTTTGGAGAACGCAGTTAAACTGGCAGCCAGGCAG GGTGCACATATCATTGTTACCCCAGAAGATGGAATTTATGGCTGGGTTTTCACAAGAGAGACCATTTACCCCTATCTGGAAGATATCCCAGACCCAGAGGTGAACTGGATTCCATGTACAGATCCCCAGAG GTTTGGCTACACCCCAGTGCAACAAAGGCTCAGCTGCCTGGCCAAGGACAACTCCATCTACGTTGTGGCAAATATTGGGGACAAGAAGCCATGCAATGCCAGTGACCCTCAGTGTCCCCCCGATGGCCGTTACCAGTACAACACTGATGTGGTGTTTGATTCTGAGGGTAGGCTGGTGGCACGCTACCATAAG TACAATCTTTTTGCGCCTGAAATTCAATTTGATTTCCCCAAGGATTCAGAATCTGTGACTTTTGAGACTCCTTTTGGGAAGTTTGGCATTTTCACTTGCTTTGACATTTTTTCTCACACCCCAgctgtggtggtggtggatgAGTTTCAAGTGGACAGCGTCCTCTACCCGGTGGCGTGGTACAACACGCTGCCCCTTCTGTCGGCTGTTCCCTTCCACTCTGCGTGGGCCAGAGCCATGAGAGTCAACTTGCTTGCTGCGAATACCCACAACACCAGCATGCACATGACAG GGAGTGGAATCTACGCACCGGAAGCGGTCAAAGTGTATCACTATGACATGGAAACAGAGAGTGGCCAGCTGATGCTGTCCGAACTGAAGTCCCGGCCGCGAAGTGAACCCACCTATCCTGTAGCTGTTGACTGGAGTGCTTATGCCAGAAGTGTCAAGCCATTCTTGTCTGAACAGTCAAATTTTCCGGGGATGATTTATTTTGATGAGCTCACCTTCATTGAGCTTAAGAGAAACACAGGAAATTACACAGTTTGCCAGAAAGACCTGTGCTGTCACTTAACTTACAAGATGTCGGAGAAACGAACAGATGAGGTTTACGCACTAGGTGCTTTTGATGGACTGCACACAGTAGAAGGTCAATATTACCTACAG ATATGCACATTACTGAAGTGTCAAATCAGTGACCTGAGAACTTGTGGGGAGCCCGTGGGGTCAGCTTTCACCAAGTTGGAAGAATTCTCCCTCAGCGGCACATTTGCAACACGTTATGTTTTCCCACAGATCATTCTCAGTGGAAGTCAGCTTGCTCCTGAAAGGCATTATGAG GTCTTGAGAGACGGACGTCTGAGGAGCCGAAGCAGAACCCCTCTGCCTGTCTTAGTTTTGGCCCTGTACGGAAGAGTGTTTGACAAAGACCCTCCGCGCTTGGGGCAAGGACCCCGGAGATTAGAATGA